The following coding sequences are from one Bradyrhizobium sp. 200 window:
- a CDS encoding DUF3883 domain-containing protein gives MRWVSDLDGDHLGYDVRSFEPDGEERLMEIKTTNGHARTRFWLSANQCEVAASNPDTYRIRRIYHFRNGAQMFDIKPPLEAGLLLKADKYVVVPR, from the coding sequence GTGAGGTGGGTTTCGGACCTCGACGGCGACCATCTGGGCTACGATGTCAGATCGTTCGAGCCCGACGGCGAGGAGCGGCTGATGGAAATCAAGACGACCAATGGCCACGCGCGCACGCGGTTCTGGCTGTCCGCCAATCAATGCGAGGTCGCCGCGTCGAACCCCGATACCTATCGGATCCGGCGGATCTATCATTTCAGGAACGGGGCGCAGATGTTCGATATCAAGCCCCCGCTGGAGGCCGGCCTCCTGCTGAAGGCGGACAAATACGTCGTCGTGCCGCGATAG
- a CDS encoding RES family NAD+ phosphorylase, whose protein sequence is MTPGSLGPPPADHAIKTNRMSPPGVAMTYAAEDRDTALAETADEAGTYAIGEFTNDRELLILDLTRLPDVPSVFTELPDTIGDPRPQLGFLHSISREISRPIARDDRVHVEYVPTQIVTEYVRTAVTIGKRKVDGIRYNSSRHHAATALVLFADQSNLILGKDERPEFNRTDDRWLRL, encoded by the coding sequence GTGACGCCCGGCTCGCTCGGGCCGCCGCCCGCCGATCACGCGATCAAGACGAACCGAATGAGCCCCCCGGGCGTCGCGATGACCTACGCCGCGGAGGACCGCGATACGGCCCTCGCCGAGACGGCGGACGAAGCCGGTACCTACGCGATAGGCGAGTTCACGAACGATCGGGAATTGCTGATCCTCGATCTCACGCGGTTGCCTGACGTGCCCAGCGTCTTTACCGAACTGCCCGACACCATCGGCGACCCGCGCCCGCAGCTTGGCTTCCTTCACAGCATCAGCCGGGAGATCTCCCGCCCGATCGCCCGCGACGACCGCGTCCACGTCGAATACGTCCCGACGCAAATCGTGACCGAATACGTGCGGACCGCCGTGACGATCGGAAAGCGCAAGGTCGACGGCATCCGCTACAACAGTTCGCGGCACCACGCCGCGACCGCGCTCGTCCTGTTTGCCGACCAGTCCAATCTCATCCTCGGGAAGGACGAACGCCCCGAATTCAATCGTACCGACGACAGATGGCTGCGTCTGTGA